TGCGAGAGCGGGATCGGGCGCGGGGGACCGGCCTCGGTCTCTCCCTGGTGCGAGGCCTGGTCGAGGCCATGGGCGGCCGAGTCTGGTACGAGCCGGCGCCAGAGGGTGGTGCCTGCTTCGCGGTGACCCTCCCCGTGCCCCATCACTCGGGGTCGATCGACAGCTGACCGACCGATCGGCCGGAGAGCTGGCCGGCGAGCTCAGCCGTCGAGCGCGGCCTCGACCCTGTCCAGCATCCGGGCGGTGCAGCCCGACATCTCGACCAACGGGAGGATCTCGTCGACGATGCGACCGGCGATGGTGGCGAACGCCTCTGCGGTCGGTCCCTCGCCATCGAGCGCCACCGGGTGCCCGGTGTCGCCTCCGGCCGCCACCGCCGGATCGAGAGGCACGGCGCCGATGAGGGGAGCGCCGATCTCCTCCGCCACCCGCTGGCCCCCGCCCGCCCCGAACAGCGGGTAGGCCTGGCCGTGCTCGCACACGAAGGCCGTCATGTTCTCGATCACGCCCGCCACGCGCAGGTAGCCCTTGCGGGCCATGTCGGCGGCCCGGGTGGCCACCTTGGCCGCGGCGAGGGCCGGCGTCGTCACGATGATGAGCTCGGTGCGCGGCAGCATCCGCGCGAGACCCATCTGGATGTCGCCGGTGCCCGGCGGCATGTCGACGAGGAGATAGTCCAGCTCGCCCCAGCGGACGTTCTCGATGAAGTGTTGAAGGGCCCGGTTGAGCAGCAGGCCTCGCCACATGATCGCCTCGTCCTCGCCTTCGGCGAGAAAGCCCATCGACACCACCTTCAGCTCCCCCGAGCCGACAGGCTTGGTGATGGGGATCATCGACCATTCCTCGGTCGTCCCCTCGGCCTCGATCCGTCCTTCGATGCCGAGCATGCGGGGGATCGAGAAGCCCCAGATGTCGGCGTCGAGCAAACCCACGGTGAGGCCCCGGGCCGCCAGGGCGGCGGCGAGATTCACGGTGACCGACGACTTGCCGACCCCGCCCTTGCCGGACGCCACGGCCACGACCCGGGCCCCGGGGGGGATCGCGGTATCGGCGGCCTGCTCCCGCGCCTTCCATCTGGCCCGCGACATCACGCGGCTGCGCTCCTCGCCGGTCATCTCGGCCATGCGGACCTGCACCGAGGCCACCCCGGGGAGCCCACCGACCCTGGTCTCGACGTCACTGCGCAGCTGGGTACGCAGGGGGCAGCCGGCGATGGTGAGGGCCAGGTCGACGTCGACGGCGCCACCCTCGGCGACCTCCACGCCCCGGACCATGCCGAGGTCCACGACGTTGTCTCCCAGCTCGGGGTCGATGACGCCGCGCAAGGCGTCCACGACAGCCTCGTGGGGCGGGGGAGAGGCGGCCTTGGCGGTCACGCGTGAATTCTACCGGTCTCGAGCAGTAGTATTCGCCACGTGGCGAAGATAGCGGCACGGCCGGCGGCAGCAGGGGAGGCGGCGCCGCCCGGGGGGCCGAAGGCGCCAGGGGCCCGGCTGGCGGTGTTCAGGGCTCTGGGGGACCGCACGCGCTACGCCATCTACAGCGAGGTCGTCTCGTCGTCGGTGCCGCTGTCCACGTCCGATATCGCCGAGCTCCTCGACCTCCACCCCAATACCGTCCGACCTCATCTCGAGCGGCTGCGAGAGGTCGGCCTGCTCGAGGTCGAGTCGGCCAGCCAGGGAAGCGTGGGTCGACCCCAGCACCGGTACGTGCTCAACCCCGACGCCCCATCCCTCGGCCTCGAACCACCGGCGTACCCGCTGCTCGCCGACTTGCTGGCCCAGCTGGCGGCCGTGCTCGGCGCCCGGGACGACGACGTCGCCGAGGTGGGCCGGTCGTGGGGCCGCCACGAGGCGGAGAGTCTCGGCGGGGCCGACGGCGAGCTGGGGGCCACCGGCGTGTCGGAGGACAGCCCGTGCGTCGCCGCCCTCGTGGGCGAGCTGGCGGAGCTGGGCTTCGACCCGACCACCAAGTGCGCCGAGTCCCGGACGACGGTGGCATTCACCCGCTGTCCGTACCAGGAGCTGGCGGAGGCGCATCCGGAGCTCGTGTGCTGCCTGCACCGGGGCATCGTGGAGGGCATCGTCGAGCGGATGGGCGGGGCGGCGGTCGCCAATTTCGCCACCCTGGCCGATCGGGATCCCTGCCGGGTAGAGCTCGTCGTCCGGTAACCTTTTGACCGAGAGTCCGAGGAGGCACGATCCGTGAGCATGACGTCAGTGAACATCGGCCGGCGGCCCAGCCCCATCATGCTGACCGACCAGGCGACGACGAAGGTGGCGGACCTCCTGGCCCAGGAGGGCAACGCCGAGCTCGCCCTACGGGTGGCCGTTCGACCGGGTGGCTGCTCGGGCTTCAGCTACGAGATGTTCTTCGACTCCGAGCTGGAGAGTGACGACATCGTCCGCAGCTTCGGCGCGGTCAAGGTGGTCGTCGACCCCGCCAGCGCCGAGCAGCTCGCCGGCGCCACCCTCGACTACAAGGACGGCCTTCAGGGAGCGGGCTTTCATATCACGAACCCGAATGCGACCCGCACCTGCGGGTGTGGTTCGTCCTTCAGCTGATCTGCGGCGCTCGGGGTCGCTGTCGCATCAGTAGCGATGTCCGTCAGCCTCGTCGTTGACGGTCAACCGGTCGAGGTCCCCGACGATGGGTCCTCCCTGCTCGAGGTCCTGCGGGACCGGCTGGGTCTGCGCTCGGCAAAGGACGGCTGCAGTCCCCAGGGCCAATGCGGGTGCTGCACGGTGTGGATCGACGGGGCGCCCCGCGTCGCCTGTGTGACGCCGGCGCGACGGGTGGCCGGCCGCTCGGTGACCACGCTCGAAGGTCTCGACCCGGACCGCCTGGAGAGCTGGGCCGATGCGTTCTCCGCCACGGGGGCCAGCCAGTGCGGGTTCTGCACGCCGGGGATCGTCATGCGGCTGGCGGCCCTCCAGGAGCGAGGCGACGGGTCTGTCGAGGAGTCGGCCGTCGAGCGCGCGTTGGCCGCCCACCTCTGTCGGTGCACGGGGTGGCGAACGATCGTCGACGCCGCCCGGCTGGCTGGGAGCTGCCAGACCGGCACGACGCGCGCCGCGGCGGGTCGGGACCTCACCGCCGCCGCCCGCCGGGCCGCGCTCGAGGGCGGGGCGCTCCAGACCGTGGGGCCGTCCGTACCGCTCGGCCAGGGTGGCTTCGCCGACGACACCGCGCCTCCCGACGCGCTGGTCGCCGTGCCGGATGGCGCTGGCGGGTGGGCCGTCGCCGAGACCCTGAGGGAGGCTCGGGCTGCGGCCGGCAAGGTCCAGGGGCGGCGCAGCACGATCGAGCTGCAATACCCGCTCGAGGTGCCGCCCGGCCCGTGGCGGCAGACCCTGCGCACGACATGGGTGGAGCCTGCCTACCTCGAGACCGACGCCTCGTGGTGTCGCCCGGGAGGCGAGCCGGCCACACCTCTGGCCAACGGTGGCGCCTTCGGCGCCAAGCTGGCGTCGCCAGCCCCCGACGTCGCCCGCCGGCTGGCCGACGAGCACGGCCGCCCCGTGCGGGTCCTGCTCTCCCGCGAGGACACGGTGCGGCTCGGCCCCAAGCGGCCTCCCGTGGCGGCCGGTGTCGGGTTGGACGGCACCGGGGTGATGCGCGTGGTCCGGACCCCCGGCGTCGCCGACGCCGTCCATTCGGTGGCCCCGGGGATCATCGTCGAGGAGGTGGATGTCGCCGGACCCCCGACCTCGGCCGCCATTCGCGGCGCCGGATGGGTGGAGACGGCCGTGCTCCTGGCCGTGCTCTCTGGCCTACGAGATGACAGTGGGCTCGAGCGGGGGTCGGAGATGCGGGTGGAGCTGGGGTCGGGGGCGACGGCCGAGGCGTCGATCGCAGCTGACGGTGCCGTCGGGGTCCGGGTGTCGTGCGGGCTGCCCCTCGACGACGTGGTGCTGCGCTCCTACTGCACCGGCGCCGCCCACATGGCCCTTTCCTGGGTGCGGTCCGAAGGCCTCGCCGTCGACGAGGAGGGTGAGCCGTGTGATCTCACGATCCGGTCGTTCGGCATCCTGCCGGCGCGGGAGACGCCGGCGGTCCACGTCGAGATCGTTCACAGCGAACGGTCTCCCGTCAATGGCTCAGACGCTGTCTTCGCCGCCGTGGCCGCAGCGGCGTGGTTGGATGCCGGGCTGACCCAGGACTGGCCCACCGGCGGGCCCGACCGCCGAGGCTGAGCGGCACGGGCCGATCGCGGTCAGAGCGACCAGCGGGGCTGTCCGAAGCGGTAGCCCACGGAGCGCACGGTCTGGATGAGATTGGCGTGCTCCTCGCCCAGCTTGGCCCGAAGGCGCCGAACGTGGACATCCACGGTGCGGGCCCCTCCGAAGTACTCATAGCCCCACACCCGGCTGAGCAGGATCTCCCTGGTGAAGACCTTGCCGGGGTGGGTGGCGAGGAACCGCAGCAGCTCGTACTCCATGTAGGTGAGATCGAGCGGTCGACCCTCGACAGCCGCCTGGTAGGTCTCCAGGTTGAGCGCGAGTGGCCCGTGCTCGACCAGCTCGGGTCGGCCCCCGCGTCCTGTGCGTACGAGGAGATGCTCGAGACGCGCGGCGAGCTCGGTGGGACGAAACGGCGTCACGCAGAAGTCGTCGAAGATGTCCTCTCTCGATGGGAGGCTGCCCACCTGGTGGGCGTCGATCAGGACCAGGATGGGTTCGAGCGGCGGCTCCCGCTTGCGGAGCGCCCGGCACAATGCGAAGCCGGCTTCGGCCTCCTCGTCCACCGACACCACGGCACCAGCCCATCCCTCGACCGGCTCCCTGGCCGAGGCCTGCTCGGCCATGGTCGCCGCGTGCCACCGGTAGCCGGCCAGCTCGAGAGCCTGGATCAGATTGATCGGAGCGGGGTCCGGGAAAAGGAGGAGGGGCTCCACTGGGTTCCTTGGTGTCTTACAGCTGGGGCAGGTAGCGGTCGAGCTCGAACTGGCTCACCTGGGTCTTGTAGTCGACCCACTCGGCGCGCTTGTTGCGGATGAACCATTCGAACACGTGCTCACCCAGGGTCTCGGCGACGAGCTCCGAGCCTTCCATGGTGGCGATGGCGTCGGCCAGGCTCGCCGGCAGGGGACGGATGCTCTCGGACGCCAGCTCCTCGGGTGTCATGGCGTAGAGGTTGGTGGCGGCCTCCGGGGGCAGCTGGTACCCCTCCTCGATGCCCTTGAGGCCGGCGGCCAGGACGACCGCGAACGCCAGGTACGGATTGCAGGCGGGATCGGGTGCCCGGTACTCGATCCGGGTGGAGTCGACTTTGCCCCGCTTGATCACCGGTACCCGCACCAGCGCCGATCGGTTGTTGCGGGCCCACGAGAGATAGACCGGGGCCTCGTAGCCGCGTACCAGGCGCTTGTAGGAGTTGACCCACTGGTTGGTCACGGCGGTGATCTCCGACGCATGCCGCAGCAACCCGGCGATGAACCCCTTG
This sequence is a window from Acidimicrobiales bacterium. Protein-coding genes within it:
- a CDS encoding Mrp/NBP35 family ATP-binding protein; translated protein: MTAKAASPPPHEAVVDALRGVIDPELGDNVVDLGMVRGVEVAEGGAVDVDLALTIAGCPLRTQLRSDVETRVGGLPGVASVQVRMAEMTGEERSRVMSRARWKAREQAADTAIPPGARVVAVASGKGGVGKSSVTVNLAAALAARGLTVGLLDADIWGFSIPRMLGIEGRIEAEGTTEEWSMIPITKPVGSGELKVVSMGFLAEGEDEAIMWRGLLLNRALQHFIENVRWGELDYLLVDMPPGTGDIQMGLARMLPRTELIIVTTPALAAAKVATRAADMARKGYLRVAGVIENMTAFVCEHGQAYPLFGAGGGQRVAEEIGAPLIGAVPLDPAVAAGGDTGHPVALDGEGPTAEAFATIAGRIVDEILPLVEMSGCTARMLDRVEAALDG
- a CDS encoding helix-turn-helix domain-containing protein, encoding MAKIAARPAAAGEAAPPGGPKAPGARLAVFRALGDRTRYAIYSEVVSSSVPLSTSDIAELLDLHPNTVRPHLERLREVGLLEVESASQGSVGRPQHRYVLNPDAPSLGLEPPAYPLLADLLAQLAAVLGARDDDVAEVGRSWGRHEAESLGGADGELGATGVSEDSPCVAALVGELAELGFDPTTKCAESRTTVAFTRCPYQELAEAHPELVCCLHRGIVEGIVERMGGAAVANFATLADRDPCRVELVVR
- the erpA gene encoding iron-sulfur cluster insertion protein ErpA: MTSVNIGRRPSPIMLTDQATTKVADLLAQEGNAELALRVAVRPGGCSGFSYEMFFDSELESDDIVRSFGAVKVVVDPASAEQLAGATLDYKDGLQGAGFHITNPNATRTCGCGSSFS
- a CDS encoding 2Fe-2S iron-sulfur cluster-binding protein; translated protein: MSVSLVVDGQPVEVPDDGSSLLEVLRDRLGLRSAKDGCSPQGQCGCCTVWIDGAPRVACVTPARRVAGRSVTTLEGLDPDRLESWADAFSATGASQCGFCTPGIVMRLAALQERGDGSVEESAVERALAAHLCRCTGWRTIVDAARLAGSCQTGTTRAAAGRDLTAAARRAALEGGALQTVGPSVPLGQGGFADDTAPPDALVAVPDGAGGWAVAETLREARAAAGKVQGRRSTIELQYPLEVPPGPWRQTLRTTWVEPAYLETDASWCRPGGEPATPLANGGAFGAKLASPAPDVARRLADEHGRPVRVLLSREDTVRLGPKRPPVAAGVGLDGTGVMRVVRTPGVADAVHSVAPGIIVEEVDVAGPPTSAAIRGAGWVETAVLLAVLSGLRDDSGLERGSEMRVELGSGATAEASIAADGAVGVRVSCGLPLDDVVLRSYCTGAAHMALSWVRSEGLAVDEEGEPCDLTIRSFGILPARETPAVHVEIVHSERSPVNGSDAVFAAVAAAAWLDAGLTQDWPTGGPDRRG
- a CDS encoding response regulator transcription factor gives rise to the protein MEPLLLFPDPAPINLIQALELAGYRWHAATMAEQASAREPVEGWAGAVVSVDEEAEAGFALCRALRKREPPLEPILVLIDAHQVGSLPSREDIFDDFCVTPFRPTELAARLEHLLVRTGRGGRPELVEHGPLALNLETYQAAVEGRPLDLTYMEYELLRFLATHPGKVFTREILLSRVWGYEYFGGARTVDVHVRRLRAKLGEEHANLIQTVRSVGYRFGQPRWSL